In one window of Arthrobacter pascens DNA:
- the pdhA gene encoding pyruvate dehydrogenase (acetyl-transferring) E1 component subunit alpha, whose translation MSTDEAGQGGPSAGGPGNSTEEHGGPKGNLIQLVTPAGERISHPEFDPWVQDITDETLCSLYEDMMVVRRIDVEATALQRQGELALWPPLLGQEASQIGSGRALRGDDFVFSSYRENGVAYCRGVGLTDIIRVWRGNASSGWDPYTINMATPTIIIGAQTLHATGYAMGIQNDGADSVAITYFGDGATSEGDVNEAMVFAASFQAPVVFFCQNNQWAISEPVRLQSHIQLADRAAGFGIPSMRVDGNDVLAVMAATRVALDRARRGGGPTFIEAVTYRMGPHTTADDPTRYRDANELEDWAAKDPISRLESLLDRKGLLTDELRQLVQAKADAVAREMRLGCTTMPDPEPLDIFKHVYSSPNTWLDRQQDHYSRYLASFGDPAGAVSEEGAR comes from the coding sequence GTGTCTACAGACGAAGCGGGCCAGGGCGGACCAAGCGCCGGAGGCCCCGGCAACAGCACAGAAGAACACGGCGGTCCAAAAGGGAACCTGATCCAGCTGGTCACCCCCGCGGGGGAGCGGATCAGCCATCCGGAATTCGATCCCTGGGTGCAGGACATCACTGACGAAACCCTGTGCTCCCTGTACGAGGACATGATGGTTGTCCGGCGGATCGATGTGGAGGCAACCGCACTCCAGCGGCAAGGAGAGCTGGCTCTCTGGCCCCCTTTGCTGGGACAGGAAGCGTCCCAGATCGGTTCAGGCAGGGCCTTGCGCGGTGACGACTTTGTCTTTTCCAGCTACCGCGAAAACGGGGTGGCGTACTGCCGCGGCGTGGGCCTGACAGACATCATCAGGGTGTGGCGGGGAAACGCATCATCAGGGTGGGATCCCTACACCATCAACATGGCCACGCCGACGATCATCATTGGAGCGCAGACCCTGCATGCCACGGGCTATGCCATGGGAATCCAGAACGACGGTGCGGATTCGGTGGCCATCACCTACTTCGGCGATGGTGCCACCAGCGAAGGCGACGTCAATGAGGCCATGGTCTTCGCTGCCAGCTTCCAGGCGCCCGTGGTCTTCTTCTGCCAGAACAACCAGTGGGCCATTTCGGAGCCGGTGCGGTTGCAGTCCCACATCCAGCTTGCTGACAGGGCTGCAGGCTTCGGCATTCCGAGCATGCGGGTGGACGGCAACGATGTCCTGGCCGTGATGGCCGCGACCCGCGTTGCCCTTGACCGTGCCAGGCGCGGCGGCGGACCGACCTTCATCGAAGCCGTCACATACCGCATGGGCCCGCACACCACGGCCGATGACCCCACCCGCTACCGCGACGCCAACGAGTTGGAGGACTGGGCAGCCAAGGACCCCATTTCCCGCCTCGAGTCCCTCCTGGACCGCAAGGGCCTCCTCACCGATGAACTGCGGCAGCTCGTCCAGGCGAAGGCGGATGCCGTGGCCCGGGAGATGCGCTTGGGCTGCACCACCATGCCTGACCCGGAGCCGCTGGATATTTTCAAGCATGTCTACAGCTCACCGAACACCTGGCTGGACCGTCAGCAGGACCACTACTCACGTTACCTGGCTTCCTTTGGTGATCCCGCAGGAGCCGTTTCAGAAGAAGGTGCACGCTGA
- a CDS encoding Lrp/AsnC family transcriptional regulator, whose translation MQALDGTDTRLLSALARDPRRTVVALAQKLGLSRNTVQARMAQLEKKHVFLSFERRINPVSLGYPLMAFISVHVQQQKLGQLARDLAGVPEILEGYGLTGSADLLLRVVALDAEDLFRINGKILACDGVERTDTALAMSELIPFRIQPLLERRSAEG comes from the coding sequence ATGCAAGCTTTGGATGGCACTGATACCCGGCTGCTTTCGGCCCTGGCACGGGACCCCCGGCGCACGGTCGTGGCGCTCGCGCAGAAGCTTGGCCTGTCCCGGAACACGGTCCAGGCCAGGATGGCCCAGCTGGAGAAAAAACACGTCTTCCTGTCTTTTGAGCGGCGCATTAATCCGGTGTCACTTGGATATCCCTTGATGGCATTCATCTCGGTCCATGTGCAGCAGCAGAAGCTGGGCCAACTGGCCAGGGACCTGGCCGGCGTCCCTGAAATCCTTGAAGGATACGGCCTTACCGGTTCCGCCGACCTTCTGCTGCGGGTCGTGGCGCTGGACGCTGAAGACCTGTTCAGGATCAACGGCAAGATCCTGGCGTGCGACGGGGTGGAACGGACCGACACGGCACTGGCCATGAGCGAGCTCATTCCTTTCCGTATCCAGCCGCTGCTGGAGCGGAGGTCCGCAGAGGGCTAG
- a CDS encoding DUF4383 domain-containing protein, protein MRTSPNRLIATVFGAVYLLVGLLGFAVTSGVGFFATEGNNLIIFEVNPLHNVIHLAIGAALLSAGLKNTTTARTVNAAVGGVYLLVGVVGLFLLSSPLNIIALNGADNVLHLASAVLLLGVGLSLDKSPATARA, encoded by the coding sequence ATGCGCACATCCCCGAACCGTCTTATCGCCACCGTTTTCGGCGCCGTTTACCTGCTTGTCGGCCTTCTCGGCTTCGCGGTAACCTCCGGCGTCGGCTTTTTCGCGACCGAGGGCAACAACCTCATCATTTTCGAAGTCAACCCGCTGCACAACGTCATCCACCTCGCCATCGGTGCGGCCCTGCTGTCCGCCGGCCTCAAGAACACCACTACGGCCCGCACAGTGAACGCCGCCGTGGGCGGGGTGTACCTCCTGGTCGGTGTAGTCGGTCTGTTCCTCCTGTCATCGCCGCTGAACATCATTGCCCTCAATGGCGCTGACAACGTGCTGCACCTCGCCAGCGCCGTCCTCCTCCTCGGCGTGGGCCTGTCCCTGGACAAGTCCCCCGCCACTGCCCGGGCCTAG